The proteins below come from a single Streptomyces spongiicola genomic window:
- the purD gene encoding phosphoribosylamine--glycine ligase has protein sequence MKVLVIGGGAREHALCRSLSLDPDVSALHCAPGNAGIADVAELHPVDAVDGDAVAALAGRLEADLVVVGPEAPLVAGVADAVRAAGIPCFGPSREAARLEGSKAFAKEVMAAANVPTARSYVCTTPEEVDEALDAFGAPYVVKDDGLAAGKGVVVTADLEQAREHALACGRVVIEEYLDGPEVSLFAITDGETVLPLQPAQDFKRALDGDEGPNTGGMGAYSPLPWADPKLVDEVMETVLQPTVDELRHRGTPFTGLLYAGLAITGRGVRVIEFNARFGDPETQVVLARLRTPLASVLLNAAKGALADEPPLNWRGEAAVTVVIASRHYPATPRTGDPIGGLDEVAAQDAPQAYVLHAGTRREGDAVLSAGGRVLSVTATGEDLTEARERAYAAVGRIRLDGSHHRTDIAAGAASHS, from the coding sequence GTGAAGGTCCTCGTCATCGGCGGCGGCGCCCGCGAACACGCCCTGTGCCGCTCTCTCTCCCTCGACCCCGACGTCTCCGCGCTGCACTGCGCCCCCGGCAACGCCGGCATCGCGGACGTCGCCGAGCTGCACCCGGTGGACGCCGTCGACGGCGACGCCGTCGCCGCGCTCGCCGGCCGGCTGGAGGCAGACCTGGTCGTCGTCGGCCCCGAGGCGCCGCTCGTCGCCGGTGTCGCCGACGCCGTAAGGGCCGCCGGCATCCCCTGCTTCGGCCCCTCACGTGAGGCGGCCCGGCTCGAGGGCTCCAAGGCCTTCGCCAAGGAGGTGATGGCCGCGGCGAACGTTCCCACCGCGCGCAGTTACGTCTGCACCACTCCGGAGGAGGTCGACGAGGCCCTGGACGCGTTCGGCGCACCGTACGTGGTGAAGGACGACGGGCTCGCCGCGGGCAAGGGCGTCGTCGTGACCGCCGATCTGGAGCAGGCCCGCGAACACGCGCTGGCCTGCGGTCGTGTGGTCATCGAGGAGTACCTGGACGGCCCCGAGGTCTCGCTCTTCGCCATCACCGACGGCGAGACGGTGCTGCCGCTCCAGCCGGCACAGGACTTCAAGCGCGCGCTGGACGGTGACGAGGGACCGAACACCGGGGGCATGGGGGCGTACTCGCCGCTTCCGTGGGCCGACCCGAAGCTGGTCGACGAGGTCATGGAGACGGTGCTCCAGCCCACCGTCGACGAGCTCCGCCACCGTGGCACGCCGTTCACGGGCCTGCTGTACGCGGGACTCGCGATCACCGGCCGCGGTGTACGCGTGATCGAGTTCAACGCCCGCTTCGGTGACCCCGAGACGCAGGTGGTGCTCGCCAGGCTCAGGACACCGCTCGCGAGCGTCCTGCTGAACGCGGCGAAGGGCGCCCTCGCCGACGAGCCCCCGCTGAACTGGCGCGGCGAAGCCGCCGTGACCGTGGTCATCGCCTCCCGCCACTACCCGGCCACCCCTCGTACCGGCGACCCGATCGGCGGGCTCGACGAGGTCGCCGCGCAGGACGCGCCGCAGGCGTACGTCCTGCACGCCGGAACGAGGAGGGAAGGCGACGCGGTCCTCAGCGCGGGCGGCCGGGTGCTGTCGGTGACCGCGACCGGTGAGGACCTGACCGAGGCCCGCGAACGCGCCTATGCGGCGGTGGGCCGCATTCGGCTGGACGGCTCGCACCACCGCACGGACATCGCGGCCGGCGCCGCGTCCCACTCCTGA
- a CDS encoding IS5 family transposase, translating into MQNATVVLSDRPLPDLRFAAECDCLAHLYGNAGDRPLRARVYATDLTDEEWQIVRRVMPVPGWLCGRGGNPEGFCHREMIDAVRYFVDNGIKWRAMPPDFPPWSAVYAFQHRWHTDELLDVLHERLREQVRIVEGRDDPEPSAAIVDSQSLRGASTLTGERRGYDGAKNVSGSKRHIAVDCLGLLLVVMVTAADLQDRDAGVALLERVRSLFTRVRLVWADSGYAGALVDWALHALGMKVEVSRRGDDRAGFVVIPRRWVVERTFAWLVNCRRLVRDYERTAAAHESYVKWAMVTLMTRRLAAADHEAAAGRARRV; encoded by the coding sequence ATGCAGAACGCTACCGTCGTCCTGTCCGATCGTCCGTTGCCCGACCTGCGGTTCGCCGCGGAGTGTGACTGTCTCGCTCACTTGTACGGCAATGCCGGTGACCGGCCGCTGCGGGCCCGCGTCTACGCGACCGATCTGACGGACGAGGAATGGCAGATCGTCCGGCGGGTGATGCCTGTGCCGGGCTGGCTGTGTGGCCGCGGGGGCAACCCGGAGGGTTTCTGCCACCGCGAAATGATCGATGCGGTGCGGTACTTCGTCGACAACGGCATCAAGTGGAGGGCGATGCCGCCCGACTTCCCGCCCTGGTCGGCCGTCTACGCATTCCAGCATCGCTGGCACACGGACGAGCTCCTGGACGTGCTGCACGAGAGGCTGCGGGAGCAGGTACGCATCGTGGAAGGGCGGGACGATCCCGAGCCGAGTGCGGCGATCGTCGATTCCCAGTCCCTGCGCGGCGCCTCCACCCTGACCGGGGAGCGGCGCGGGTACGACGGGGCGAAGAATGTGTCGGGTTCCAAGCGTCACATCGCCGTGGACTGTCTGGGTCTGCTGCTGGTGGTGATGGTCACCGCCGCGGACCTGCAGGACCGCGACGCGGGTGTGGCCCTCCTGGAACGGGTGCGTTCCCTGTTCACGCGGGTGCGTCTGGTGTGGGCCGACAGCGGCTATGCGGGCGCCCTGGTGGATTGGGCCCTGCACGCCCTCGGCATGAAGGTCGAGGTGTCCCGCCGCGGCGACGACAGAGCCGGCTTCGTGGTGATCCCGAGACGTTGGGTGGTCGAGCGCACGTTCGCCTGGCTGGTGAACTGCCGTCGCCTGGTGCGTGATTACGAGCGCACCGCCGCCGCCCACGAGAGCTACGTGAAGTGGGCCATGGTCACCCTCATGACCCGCCGCCTGGCCGCCGCGGACCACGAGGCGGCCGCCGGACGGGCCCGGCGGGTGTGA
- a CDS encoding ImmA/IrrE family metallo-endopeptidase, producing MGSRWTKKALEELALEERRRIGVDLHEPLDLTRLTDEWGIRVYGLSDLAAHGCSQAALEYFGSAGAGKWSAALVPAGTGCFILVNSSHTPQRRRSNIAHEMGHLLLEHEFSGVLVSDGGCRNLDPAMKVKEQEAHDLSAELLIPKSAAIKAAFDNLADDEVAQRFDVSIEFARMRMNASGARKIATRSRAKRR from the coding sequence ATGGGATCTCGGTGGACCAAGAAGGCGCTCGAAGAACTGGCACTCGAGGAACGTCGACGGATCGGAGTCGACCTCCACGAGCCCCTAGACCTCACGCGCCTGACCGACGAGTGGGGTATCCGCGTGTACGGCCTGAGCGACCTCGCCGCTCATGGTTGCTCACAGGCGGCGCTGGAGTACTTCGGTTCCGCCGGTGCAGGAAAGTGGTCCGCTGCCCTGGTCCCGGCAGGGACAGGCTGCTTCATCCTCGTGAACTCCTCGCATACACCGCAGCGGCGCCGATCGAACATCGCGCACGAGATGGGGCACCTCCTTCTTGAGCACGAGTTCAGTGGTGTTCTGGTCAGCGATGGCGGGTGCCGCAACCTGGACCCGGCGATGAAGGTGAAGGAGCAGGAAGCACACGACCTCTCCGCGGAGCTCCTGATCCCCAAGTCCGCCGCAATCAAGGCCGCGTTCGACAACCTTGCCGATGACGAAGTCGCTCAGCGCTTCGATGTGAGCATCGAGTTCGCACGAATGCGCATGAACGCCTCGGGTGCCAGGAAGATCGCAACACGGTCCAGAGCCAAACGCCGGTAG
- a CDS encoding helix-turn-helix domain-containing protein, giving the protein MARTRVNVAALYAALDAARTTRGLSWRQLAGEVGVSPSTMTRLANGHRPDVDAFAALVQWLSLPAENFMIDPGTDVEGKPTAEPELLVQLAPLLRARSDLGEEDVRYLEEVIGAAMRRFSSDRDSPVG; this is encoded by the coding sequence ATGGCCAGGACCCGCGTGAACGTGGCCGCTCTGTACGCGGCCCTCGACGCCGCGCGGACCACGAGAGGACTCTCGTGGCGACAGTTGGCTGGAGAGGTGGGCGTCAGCCCTTCGACCATGACCCGGCTAGCCAATGGCCACCGACCGGACGTGGACGCCTTCGCCGCCCTCGTGCAGTGGCTCTCCCTGCCGGCCGAGAACTTCATGATCGATCCGGGCACCGACGTCGAGGGCAAGCCCACCGCCGAGCCGGAGCTGCTGGTGCAACTCGCCCCGCTCCTGCGCGCCCGAAGCGACCTGGGTGAAGAAGACGTGCGGTACCTGGAAGAGGTGATCGGAGCGGCAATGCGTCGGTTCTCCTCCGACCGCGACTCCCCTGTGGGGTGA
- a CDS encoding multiubiquitin domain-containing protein, protein MDTDTAIEPTVGQDKRRPVEVTITVNNQPVILPGREFTGLGIKQAAIAQGVPIDTGFQLSVKQGNGRYEVVDDDEQIRVHPNQEFLAVPPDDNS, encoded by the coding sequence ATGGACACGGACACCGCCATCGAGCCGACGGTCGGCCAGGACAAGCGCCGCCCCGTCGAGGTCACGATCACCGTGAACAACCAGCCCGTGATCCTGCCCGGCCGTGAGTTCACTGGCCTGGGGATCAAGCAGGCAGCGATCGCCCAGGGCGTACCGATCGACACTGGCTTCCAGCTGTCGGTCAAGCAGGGGAACGGGCGCTACGAGGTCGTCGACGACGACGAGCAGATCCGGGTTCACCCGAACCAGGAGTTCCTGGCCGTGCCCCCGGACGACAACTCGTGA
- a CDS encoding IS1634 family transposase, producing MYLRTTQRKNKNGTTVRYVQLAHNRRVGGTTQAEVVHNFGREDQLDTDGLRRLVASINRYLGEDGADAAAPAAGGGLQVTGSRPLGAVWLLQGLWRQLEIDAALKKILGARRFRTDVERVLFALAANRAIAPASKLSAAEWAGRDAVIPGLEAMDENQAYRAMDLLVEADAQAEVQEAVFFAVANLLNLEVDLLFFDTTNTYFERDEPDEGETPFRAYGKSKDHRDDLPQITIGLAVTKEGVPVRCWCWPGGTSDQAILPQVKDDMRDWKLGRVITVVDRGFSSADNLAYLTRAGGHYIAGMRMRDGGDLAEAALARQGRYQSVRDNLRVKEVKLDQAPGRRFVICHNPAQEERDRRHREEAIKRIEAELERIRSQRERDAKRATTAKARERAEAAHVRAECALIEHPTLKRWLRTSKNGRLAIDRAKVKAEERLDGKYLLTSSDPHLSAEEIAVGYKALLEAERGFRDLKTVLELRPVFHRLEHRIRAHVLLCWLALLLIRVAERRTGQTWNRISTELGRVHEVTLTGDAGQITQTTPLTSQQAALYRACGIKPPPRITAADPA from the coding sequence ATGTACTTGCGGACCACCCAGCGGAAGAACAAGAACGGCACGACGGTTCGCTATGTTCAGCTCGCGCACAACCGGCGGGTGGGCGGCACTACGCAGGCCGAGGTGGTGCACAATTTCGGCCGCGAGGACCAGCTCGACACCGACGGCCTGCGCCGTCTGGTCGCCTCGATCAACCGCTACCTGGGCGAGGACGGCGCTGACGCGGCCGCTCCGGCGGCCGGCGGCGGCCTGCAGGTGACCGGCTCGCGCCCGCTCGGGGCGGTCTGGCTTCTGCAGGGCCTGTGGCGGCAGTTGGAGATCGACGCCGCCCTGAAGAAGATCCTCGGCGCGCGCCGGTTCCGCACCGACGTCGAGCGCGTGCTGTTCGCACTGGCCGCCAACCGTGCCATCGCCCCGGCCTCCAAGCTGTCGGCGGCCGAGTGGGCCGGCCGCGACGCGGTGATACCCGGCCTGGAGGCCATGGACGAGAACCAGGCATACCGGGCCATGGACCTGCTGGTGGAGGCCGACGCCCAGGCTGAAGTGCAGGAAGCGGTGTTCTTCGCGGTCGCCAACCTCCTCAACCTCGAAGTCGACCTGCTGTTCTTCGACACCACCAATACCTACTTCGAACGCGACGAACCCGACGAGGGCGAGACCCCGTTCCGCGCCTACGGCAAGAGCAAGGACCACCGCGACGACCTGCCGCAGATCACCATCGGACTGGCTGTCACCAAAGAGGGCGTCCCGGTCCGGTGTTGGTGCTGGCCCGGCGGCACCAGCGACCAGGCGATCCTGCCGCAGGTCAAGGACGACATGCGCGACTGGAAGCTGGGCCGCGTGATCACCGTGGTCGACCGCGGCTTCTCCTCCGCGGACAATCTCGCCTACCTCACCCGCGCCGGCGGCCACTACATCGCCGGGATGCGCATGCGTGACGGAGGCGACCTGGCCGAGGCCGCGCTCGCCCGGCAGGGCCGCTACCAGAGCGTCCGCGACAACCTGCGCGTCAAGGAAGTCAAGCTCGACCAGGCCCCGGGCCGGCGCTTCGTCATCTGCCACAACCCTGCCCAGGAGGAACGCGACCGTCGCCATCGCGAGGAGGCCATCAAGCGGATCGAGGCCGAACTGGAGCGGATCCGGTCCCAGCGTGAACGTGACGCCAAGCGCGCGACCACAGCCAAGGCGCGGGAGCGGGCGGAGGCCGCCCACGTGCGCGCCGAGTGCGCGCTGATCGAACACCCCACCCTGAAGCGGTGGTTGAGAACGTCGAAGAACGGACGGCTGGCCATCGACCGCGCCAAGGTCAAGGCCGAGGAGCGTCTCGACGGCAAGTACCTGCTGACCAGCTCCGATCCGCACCTGAGTGCCGAGGAGATCGCGGTCGGCTACAAGGCTCTCCTGGAAGCCGAGCGCGGATTTCGTGATCTGAAAACGGTGCTGGAACTACGACCGGTCTTTCACCGTCTCGAACACCGCATCCGCGCCCACGTGCTGCTGTGCTGGCTCGCACTGCTGCTGATCCGCGTCGCCGAACGCCGCACCGGACAGACCTGGAACCGGATCAGCACCGAACTCGGCCGCGTGCACGAGGTCACCCTCACCGGCGACGCCGGACAGATCACCCAGACCACCCCGCTCACCAGCCAGCAGGCCGCCCTCTACCGCGCCTGCGGCATCAAACCGCCGCCACGGATCACCGCCGCAGACCCGGCCTGA
- a CDS encoding ThiF family adenylyltransferase, protein MLLAGHAEGARGPRLLAYDLITATNDADYIPGEYGHRALAPSFVRDAAVRARDESAAYLAVHAHAGLDRVRFSSVDTASHERGYPALRQITGQTVGGLVFTPHAAAGDLWLADGSRTPLTETVIPGGNLLRLRPCPATATPAGPDHDRQARLLGDIGQETLNRLRVAVVGLGGVGSILVEELARLGVGTLVLIDDDTIEASNLPRLVASGKDDIGRLKTDLAARNAQRANPRIRLIPKATRVEHPEALKELALCDWIFLAADSASARHWVNATVQQFLIPGVQVGVKIPVDSAGCVGQIHTATRIMLPGDGCLWCNRLIDSTQLAIDMHPKAERDAARYVPAVPAPSVITLNTLAAAEALNHFVLAATGLHHDDHDHAAVIHRPRTRQRDLQDPRQDVNCRWCTPAGRLGRGDAEGVAKHFDGAGGA, encoded by the coding sequence GTGCTGCTGGCCGGCCATGCCGAAGGGGCGCGAGGCCCGCGGCTGCTGGCCTATGACCTGATCACGGCCACCAATGACGCCGACTACATCCCTGGTGAGTACGGCCACCGCGCTCTCGCCCCATCGTTTGTCCGGGATGCGGCAGTCCGTGCCCGTGACGAATCTGCGGCCTACCTTGCGGTCCATGCCCATGCGGGGCTGGATCGGGTTCGCTTCTCCTCCGTCGACACCGCGAGCCATGAGCGTGGGTATCCGGCCCTGCGGCAGATCACCGGACAGACGGTCGGTGGGCTCGTCTTTACACCACACGCCGCTGCGGGGGACCTCTGGCTTGCCGACGGCAGCCGCACACCCCTGACCGAGACCGTGATCCCGGGAGGCAATCTGCTGCGCCTTCGCCCCTGTCCGGCCACTGCCACACCCGCCGGGCCGGACCATGATCGGCAGGCCCGGCTCCTGGGCGACATCGGGCAGGAGACGCTGAACCGGCTCCGAGTTGCGGTCGTCGGCCTGGGTGGTGTCGGCAGCATCCTCGTCGAAGAACTTGCCCGCCTGGGGGTTGGCACGCTCGTCCTCATCGACGACGACACCATCGAGGCATCCAACCTGCCTCGCCTCGTAGCTTCCGGAAAGGACGACATCGGCCGGCTCAAGACCGACCTCGCGGCCCGGAACGCGCAGCGCGCCAATCCCCGCATTCGTCTGATCCCCAAGGCCACACGCGTGGAGCACCCCGAGGCCCTCAAGGAGCTGGCGCTCTGCGACTGGATCTTCCTCGCCGCCGACAGCGCATCCGCCCGCCACTGGGTCAACGCCACCGTTCAGCAGTTCCTCATCCCAGGCGTCCAAGTGGGCGTCAAGATCCCCGTCGATTCCGCCGGCTGCGTCGGCCAGATCCACACCGCCACCCGGATCATGCTCCCGGGCGACGGTTGCCTGTGGTGCAACCGGCTCATCGACTCCACTCAGCTCGCGATCGACATGCACCCCAAAGCCGAACGGGACGCCGCCCGCTACGTCCCCGCTGTCCCGGCCCCCAGCGTCATCACACTCAACACCCTCGCAGCTGCCGAGGCACTCAACCACTTCGTTCTGGCCGCCACCGGCCTGCATCATGACGACCACGATCACGCCGCCGTCATTCATCGCCCCCGTACTCGCCAGCGCGACCTGCAAGACCCCCGCCAGGACGTGAACTGTCGGTGGTGCACTCCGGCTGGCCGCCTCGGCCGCGGTGACGCTGAGGGCGTTGCGAAACACTTCGACGGCGCTGGGGGCGCCTGA
- a CDS encoding restriction endonuclease — protein sequence MAAARKRRVSAARKRRQQRFKVGATAGGLGLVVLVTLWSVIWPYLVGALVLGGVAGSGWWLWRTDQFIRGGDRQWRHDEAVKAGRRKLAEVDVMTGREFEDFVVDLCRRDGCTDVRRVGGSHDNGADVLGTLPDGRSMVIQCKRYTPKRKIPSREVRDLLGARVHFKVDVAIFVATTYFSRPAENFATENDVLAVHRDHLGLWNNGASLLSLGTVNGLGQGDRRHRERWKATYE from the coding sequence ATGGCGGCGGCACGGAAGCGGCGGGTATCGGCTGCGCGCAAGCGGCGCCAGCAGCGGTTCAAGGTCGGCGCTACCGCCGGGGGCCTCGGCCTCGTCGTGTTGGTCACCTTGTGGAGCGTGATCTGGCCCTATCTCGTCGGTGCGCTCGTTCTCGGAGGCGTTGCTGGCAGTGGGTGGTGGTTGTGGCGTACCGATCAATTCATCCGGGGCGGTGATCGGCAGTGGCGGCATGACGAGGCTGTTAAGGCCGGGCGTCGGAAGCTTGCTGAGGTCGACGTGATGACGGGGAGGGAGTTCGAGGACTTCGTCGTGGACCTCTGCCGACGGGATGGGTGCACGGATGTTCGGAGGGTCGGCGGCTCTCACGACAACGGTGCTGACGTCCTGGGGACTCTTCCCGATGGGCGGAGCATGGTGATCCAGTGCAAGCGGTACACGCCCAAGCGCAAGATCCCCAGCCGCGAGGTTCGTGACCTGCTCGGCGCGAGGGTCCATTTCAAGGTCGACGTGGCGATCTTCGTGGCCACCACGTACTTCAGCAGGCCGGCTGAGAATTTCGCTACGGAGAACGACGTTCTCGCCGTCCATCGTGATCACCTCGGGCTGTGGAACAACGGGGCCTCGCTGCTGTCGCTCGGCACGGTGAACGGCCTGGGACAAGGGGATCGACGGCACCGGGAACGATGGAAGGCGACGTACGAGTAG
- a CDS encoding YozE family protein — MSNEPSNFRAWLMRHVGEQSAIGDLARDVRDDAEWPEGEPESFELYNEYLDSMNACEGALDALEKAWSRYDGIRT, encoded by the coding sequence ATGTCCAACGAGCCGAGCAATTTTCGAGCCTGGCTCATGCGCCACGTCGGCGAACAGTCGGCCATCGGTGACCTCGCCCGTGACGTACGGGACGACGCCGAATGGCCCGAGGGCGAACCCGAGTCGTTCGAGCTCTACAACGAGTACCTCGACTCCATGAACGCCTGTGAAGGTGCGCTGGATGCCCTTGAGAAGGCGTGGAGCCGCTACGACGGGATCCGAACATGA
- a CDS encoding aKG-HExxH-type peptide beta-hydroxylase, producing the protein MSALSPEALVTVGGIADHQRLRTSRIASVLGNRLGSSALDYAVAHHLLEGAEHAARTRDADRLTWYRNWTVRDLTHLSVDPHLVLSPRPADLLCSEISETAYYLVGPDTAPATPEAQVIMRAALASATEHGFSRLLTQHAPVICLLKRRRLDETLHSWALTRLPGTVFTDYTAYPEVMARDLIHEAAHNWLNDALAANNVRLPADVTFFSPWRGTRRSVFGFLHACWAFSLTVLYVREARRSATDAVVPFLDTHLRQQAVQFAAATECLEQALSYVPANEIRERIGRAVGKVVGPA; encoded by the coding sequence ATGAGCGCTCTCTCCCCGGAAGCCCTGGTCACCGTCGGCGGAATCGCCGACCACCAGCGCCTCCGGACCAGCCGTATCGCCTCCGTACTCGGCAACCGCCTCGGCTCGTCCGCCCTCGACTACGCCGTCGCCCACCACCTCCTCGAAGGCGCCGAACATGCCGCACGCACCCGGGACGCGGACCGCCTTACCTGGTACCGGAATTGGACGGTGCGAGACCTGACCCACCTGTCGGTCGACCCGCACCTCGTGCTCAGCCCACGCCCCGCGGATCTGCTGTGCTCGGAGATCTCCGAAACCGCGTACTACCTCGTCGGCCCGGACACCGCCCCTGCCACGCCCGAGGCCCAGGTGATCATGCGTGCCGCCCTCGCCTCCGCCACCGAGCACGGCTTCAGCAGGCTGCTCACCCAGCACGCCCCCGTCATCTGCTTGCTCAAGCGCCGCCGGCTCGACGAGACCCTCCACAGCTGGGCCCTCACCCGCCTCCCAGGCACGGTCTTCACCGATTACACCGCGTACCCCGAGGTCATGGCCCGAGACCTGATCCACGAGGCCGCCCACAACTGGCTCAACGACGCCCTGGCCGCTAACAATGTTCGCCTCCCCGCCGACGTCACCTTCTTCTCCCCCTGGCGAGGCACGCGGCGTTCCGTCTTCGGCTTTCTCCACGCGTGCTGGGCCTTCTCCCTCACCGTGCTGTACGTACGGGAGGCGCGGCGCAGCGCCACGGACGCCGTCGTACCCTTCCTCGACACCCACCTGCGCCAGCAGGCGGTCCAGTTCGCTGCCGCTACCGAATGCTTGGAGCAGGCCCTCTCCTACGTGCCCGCAAACGAAATCCGTGAACGCATCGGCCGCGCAGTCGGCAAGGTCGTGGGTCCCGCGTAG
- a CDS encoding 2OG-Fe(II) oxygenase, with product MIHIAETLSIRTVESFLKPNEIDRLNDVMDGALGSFGRDRYGAGRHTTIHEIPGRSPSEAQDVYEPAGRIEMTDIPYEATTLLDQALKLHMAAVTRTLPSVTGHRPWIYLEYGAGQYITPHADGIAPDPLTRPRQIAAATVTLTDLQDTGGAFYVETTGSDAVWTADEAPTESGYAHGMRFAHDGTDMSSPWFRTMPRTRWSVTPAPGTLVVFGSQLIHGTEPVRAGRVRKFLTLFVSE from the coding sequence GTGATCCACATCGCCGAGACGCTGTCCATCCGGACCGTGGAGAGCTTCCTCAAACCGAACGAGATCGATCGCCTCAACGACGTCATGGACGGCGCGCTCGGCTCCTTCGGGCGCGACCGGTACGGCGCGGGCCGCCATACGACCATCCACGAGATCCCCGGTCGCTCCCCCTCCGAGGCGCAGGACGTCTACGAGCCGGCCGGCCGGATCGAGATGACCGACATCCCGTACGAGGCGACCACCCTCCTCGACCAAGCCCTCAAGCTCCACATGGCCGCCGTCACGCGCACCCTGCCTTCGGTCACCGGCCACCGGCCATGGATCTACCTCGAATACGGCGCCGGCCAGTACATCACCCCGCATGCGGACGGCATCGCCCCCGATCCCCTGACCCGTCCCCGGCAGATCGCGGCCGCGACGGTCACGCTCACCGACCTCCAGGACACCGGCGGGGCGTTCTATGTGGAGACCACGGGCAGCGACGCCGTCTGGACCGCAGACGAGGCACCGACTGAGTCGGGTTACGCCCACGGGATGCGCTTCGCACACGACGGGACGGACATGTCCTCCCCCTGGTTCCGCACCATGCCCCGCACCCGATGGAGCGTCACACCTGCACCCGGCACGCTCGTGGTCTTCGGCAGCCAGCTCATTCACGGCACAGAACCTGTCCGTGCCGGCCGCGTCCGCAAGTTCCTCACGCTCTTCGTCTCCGAGTAG